One window from the genome of Larus michahellis chromosome 23, bLarMic1.1, whole genome shotgun sequence encodes:
- the LOC141734159 gene encoding calcium/calmodulin-dependent protein kinase type IV-like isoform X2, with the protein MPSSKTGSEYWIDGSHRETALEDFYVVGPELGRGATSVVYSCEEKGTGTPYAAKILKKTIDKKIVRTEIGVLLRLSHPNIIKLKEIFETPSEIALVLELVTGGELFDRIVERGFYSERDAAHVVKQILEAVSYLHENGVVHRDLKPENLLYADLSPDAPLKIGDFGLSKIVDEQDTMKTVCGTPGYCAPEILHGCPYGPEVDMWSVGVITYILLCGFEPFFDPRGDQYMYSRILTCDYEFVSPWWDEVSLNAKDLVRKLIVLDPQKRLTVYQALEHPWVTGKAAKFAHMDSTQKKLQEFNARRKLKAAMKAVVASSRLGNHGHHDCSRSGRSQGGPRDACMPQGTGTAGPEATATEDLGAFRSDCPAVSKVPCRRTWSL; encoded by the exons GGGAGCCACCTCGGTGGTGTACAGCTGCGAGGAGAAGGGCACGGGCACCCCCTACGCCGCCAAGATACTGAAGAAGACG ATCGACAAAAAGATCGTGAGGACGGAGATCGGGGTCCTGCTGCGGCTCTCGCACCCCAATATC ATCAAGCTGAAGGAGATCTTCGAGACGCCCTCCGAGATCGCGCTCGTCCTGGAGCTGGTGACGGGAGGAGAGCTCTTCGACAG GATCGTGGAGAGGGGTTTCTACAGCGAGCGGGATGCGGCCCACGTCGTCAAGCAGATCCTGGAAGCCGTTTCG TATTTGCATGAAAACGGAGTCGTCCACCGTGACCTGAAGCCGGAGAACCTGCTCTACGCAGACCTGTCCCCCGACGCTCCCCTTAAAATCG GTGACTTTGGGCTCTCCAAGATCGTGGATGAACAGGACACCATGAAAACCGTCTGCGGGACGCCGGGGTACTGCG CCCCCGAAATACTCCACGGGTGCCCGTACGGCCCTGAAGTGGATATGTGGTCCGTGGGCGTCATCACCTACATCCT GCTCTGCGGCTTCGAGCCCTTCTTCGACCCCCGCGGGGACCAGTACATGTACAGCCGCATCCTCACCTGCGACTACGAGTTCGTGTCCCCGTGGTGGGATGAGGTTTCCCTCAACGCCAAGGACTTG GTCAGAAAATTGATCGTCCTGGACCCCCAGAAGAGACTGACCGTCTACCAGGCTCTGGAGCACCCCTGGGTCACCGGGAAAGCTGCTAAATTCGCTCACATGGACAGCACGCAGAAGAAACTGCAGGAATTTAACGCCAGGCGGAAACTGAAG GCTGCCATGAAAGCCGTGGTGGCTTCCAGCCGCTTGGGCAACCACGGGCACCACGACTGCTCCCGCAGCGGGCGCAGCCAGGGGGGGCCCCGGGATGCCTGCATGCCCCAGGGAACGGGGACCGCCGGCCCCGAAGCCACCGCCACTGAGGACCTCGGTGCTTTCCGGAGCGACTGTCCCGCTGTGTCCAAGGTTCCC TGCCGTCGTACCTGGTCGCTGTGA
- the LOC141734159 gene encoding calcium/calmodulin-dependent protein kinase type IV-like isoform X1 gives MPSSKTGSEYWIDGSHRETALEDFYVVGPELGRGATSVVYSCEEKGTGTPYAAKILKKTIDKKIVRTEIGVLLRLSHPNIIKLKEIFETPSEIALVLELVTGGELFDRIVERGFYSERDAAHVVKQILEAVSYLHENGVVHRDLKPENLLYADLSPDAPLKIGDFGLSKIVDEQDTMKTVCGTPGYCAPEILHGCPYGPEVDMWSVGVITYILLCGFEPFFDPRGDQYMYSRILTCDYEFVSPWWDEVSLNAKDLVRKLIVLDPQKRLTVYQALEHPWVTGKAAKFAHMDSTQKKLQEFNARRKLKAAMKAVVASSRLGNHGHHDCSRSGRSQGGPRDACMPQGTGTAGPEATATEDLGAFRSDCPAVSKVPVNGAGCKS, from the exons GGGAGCCACCTCGGTGGTGTACAGCTGCGAGGAGAAGGGCACGGGCACCCCCTACGCCGCCAAGATACTGAAGAAGACG ATCGACAAAAAGATCGTGAGGACGGAGATCGGGGTCCTGCTGCGGCTCTCGCACCCCAATATC ATCAAGCTGAAGGAGATCTTCGAGACGCCCTCCGAGATCGCGCTCGTCCTGGAGCTGGTGACGGGAGGAGAGCTCTTCGACAG GATCGTGGAGAGGGGTTTCTACAGCGAGCGGGATGCGGCCCACGTCGTCAAGCAGATCCTGGAAGCCGTTTCG TATTTGCATGAAAACGGAGTCGTCCACCGTGACCTGAAGCCGGAGAACCTGCTCTACGCAGACCTGTCCCCCGACGCTCCCCTTAAAATCG GTGACTTTGGGCTCTCCAAGATCGTGGATGAACAGGACACCATGAAAACCGTCTGCGGGACGCCGGGGTACTGCG CCCCCGAAATACTCCACGGGTGCCCGTACGGCCCTGAAGTGGATATGTGGTCCGTGGGCGTCATCACCTACATCCT GCTCTGCGGCTTCGAGCCCTTCTTCGACCCCCGCGGGGACCAGTACATGTACAGCCGCATCCTCACCTGCGACTACGAGTTCGTGTCCCCGTGGTGGGATGAGGTTTCCCTCAACGCCAAGGACTTG GTCAGAAAATTGATCGTCCTGGACCCCCAGAAGAGACTGACCGTCTACCAGGCTCTGGAGCACCCCTGGGTCACCGGGAAAGCTGCTAAATTCGCTCACATGGACAGCACGCAGAAGAAACTGCAGGAATTTAACGCCAGGCGGAAACTGAAG GCTGCCATGAAAGCCGTGGTGGCTTCCAGCCGCTTGGGCAACCACGGGCACCACGACTGCTCCCGCAGCGGGCGCAGCCAGGGGGGGCCCCGGGATGCCTGCATGCCCCAGGGAACGGGGACCGCCGGCCCCGAAGCCACCGCCACTGAGGACCTCGGTGCTTTCCGGAGCGACTGTCCCGCTGTGTCCAAGGTTCCCGTGAACGGCGCCGGCTGCAAGAGCTAA